A single region of the Thermoanaerobaculia bacterium genome encodes:
- a CDS encoding nucleotidyl transferase AbiEii/AbiGii toxin family protein — MIQQSHLTAWQVHAPWPKRSQIEQDLRLSRGVAAIFGDAVLSDCLAMRGGTVLHKAHLAPAARYSEDIDPVLVKALDTRELDRRLRSVLTPVLGKPVDSPFRSAGLALRNAWKPSKILRTEFRFVPLDLAREETIKVEVNLEESTPLLPLVRVEIDSLDEDGELVRAAAVSYDINEMLGTKTRALLQREQGRDLFDLVHAWRLSEAGATPFRVDGAKAMEALAWYLAKENQSMGKREANAKLDQHLRNPAFRRDMDTLLRQELGRFDVDDAAALVRTAYFEHLEP; from the coding sequence TTGATCCAGCAGAGTCACCTCACGGCCTGGCAGGTCCACGCGCCGTGGCCCAAGCGCAGCCAGATCGAGCAGGATCTGAGGCTCTCCCGGGGTGTGGCCGCCATTTTCGGGGATGCCGTTCTGAGCGACTGCCTCGCGATGCGCGGCGGCACGGTGCTGCACAAGGCGCATCTCGCACCGGCAGCGCGCTATTCCGAGGACATCGACCCGGTGTTGGTCAAGGCGCTGGACACCCGGGAACTGGACCGGCGCCTCCGAAGCGTCTTGACGCCCGTTCTGGGGAAACCGGTCGACTCGCCGTTTCGCTCCGCCGGACTGGCGCTCCGCAACGCCTGGAAGCCGTCGAAGATCTTGCGGACCGAATTCCGCTTCGTCCCGCTGGACCTGGCGCGCGAAGAGACCATCAAGGTCGAAGTCAATCTCGAGGAAAGCACTCCTCTGCTTCCATTGGTGCGGGTTGAGATCGACTCTCTGGACGAGGACGGCGAGCTCGTTCGGGCCGCAGCCGTTTCCTACGACATCAACGAGATGCTCGGCACGAAGACCCGGGCGCTGCTGCAGCGCGAGCAGGGGCGCGACCTGTTCGACCTCGTTCACGCCTGGCGGCTGAGCGAAGCGGGTGCAACGCCCTTTCGCGTGGACGGCGCCAAGGCGATGGAGGCACTCGCCTGGTACCTGGCGAAGGAGAACCAGAGCATGGGAAAGAGGGAGGCCAACGCGAAACTCGACCAGCACTTGCGCAATCCGGCTTTCCGGCGTGACATGGACACGCTCCTGCGGCAGGAACTGGGCCGGTTCGACGTCGACGATGCGGCAGCGCTGGTGCGGACGGCCTACTTCGAGCATCTCGAACCTTAG